The Cheilinus undulatus linkage group 21, ASM1832078v1, whole genome shotgun sequence region tttaggCTATATATTTCTGAACGATTACAGTCTCCGTTATTGCTCATTACTGAAGCAGTCTGGGTCACTTGGATGTAAACTGTTTGCTAAAATGGTGAAACATAGCTGTTTTAAGTCTCATgcactaaaatataaaatcctACTGGCCAATACAGACATAGTGAATGTAAAGGCTACTACGCATTTCTGTCAACACCtctacaaatatttaaaaggaaatCCATTTCTGTCTCGTGGTACATGTATTGTGATTAATTGATGTGAGATTTGGATCGTAAAGACTGAGCTTTGTTTATGTTATTTGTAAATTACAAAGTGTCTCAGAGAGAAATATCTACTTTTAGTTGCAGATATCGCAATGCAATAAGAAGTCTTGATAATGGTTAAACTCCAATACATTTAAAGTAGTGTTGACTTCTGTTACATCTGCATGAGTTGAAATGGATTTTTGAGGggtgtttttttccagttttcagCTCGTACACATTTTTTGTAAGTCCGATACTTGGAGGTACATTTGGTTTTTAAACATGTAATGACAGTCATTTTAATGGCtgatcatattaaaaaaaagtactacgcctttttaaataataaagaaCTTTATACTACTTTAACTAAAGCACATTTTGGTTTCAATTTGTGCCATTAAGACTGTGTGCAAGAGtttgtctgcatttaaaaaaaaaaaatcagaaaaaaatgtcaaaaccaaGAATGGTTTGAAAGCATTCACAGAGCAGCTTTCTCAacgaaaacaaaacaattaaaagcaaaaacacattcCAGGCTCCTCTTCTTAAATGTGGCTGCTTGTGGTTTCTTTACCTCTGTCCCTGCTGCACAAGACTTGCGCTCATTTTGCCCTATCAAACAACCAGCACAAAGCAATGTTGCAACACTGCAGTGCAGGTAGCTTTCCAGTTTCAGAGAAAGCAACAAAAGGAGCACCCTCCAAGCAAAAAACTTCTCAAGGTGCCTGACAAAAAAGACTTACTAGAAAAAGAGAGGTGTCAGCactgaaaatgtccttttaggTAGTTTTATTAAAGGCAAACAAGGCACAACGGATGCGTTTCAACGTAGTCTGCTGAAGAAGACTACGTTGAAATGCATCCGTTGTTCCTTGTTTGCCTTTAGTGCTGACACCTATCTTTCCATTTTCATCCTGTTACCGATTGTACACCCACCTCTAAAGCCAGGCATTCACTATACAGTTTCCACCCAACTCTcatactgtgtgactgaattttttataATTATCAATATCATGCACAATTTACATAAGTGCTCACACGATAGTGGTGCATAGCCTGAGGGCTTACATTGTATAAGTGAAGTTGGGACAGACCGTGACAGAGATCTGTGAGGTTGGAGTCATATCTAGTTATCTAGTGACCCCCTAAAGGTCAGTGGGTAGGCATATTTCCTGCTTGtctatttcctttattattggGGGTGGGGGTATTGGAAAGAAATATCCTTAGAACTTTGGTTTCTGTTGGTTTCCAAGCACTACTACCTGCATTTCAGGGAATACACAGGCAGAAATGCATACAGAAGTACACATGCTCTCATGCAACAGGGAGTTGGATTTACTACAGCTAAACTATGGTGGCACTGACAAACTCTCAACGTGGTCTTCTCTGATATTGTGGGAGTGCTTTTATTACAGTGtcctgattgttttttttatgtgttcagTAACAATAAAACTAGAGAAGTGGTCTGGAGTTTGGTTAATATAAGAATAAAGTCTGCCATGTAAATACCAACATGCCAGCTGATAGGCACACCGGAATAAGAGGTGAGACCCCGATTAGTTTATGTGTTTCTCCCAAGACTGAACTAAATTACAATCAAGCCATTTAACCCAGCTTCTGTGCGCTCTGTTCCTGGCTTTGTGCCTGAATTGTGGCCCTTGTGAACTGCAGTATATAGATTTCCCAAATCATTCTGCATTATGAGCTTCAGACACAATCAGGCCCATGAAGAGACAATGTGCCAGTGTTTCCCTGGCTTTAAATCTGCTATACTTCATCCTACAGCCTGGGCACGCGAATTTCTCAAAGTGGGAAATTTAAATTTGATGCGCAaagatttgaatgttttttttttaaagcagggATGAAAGTTAAAGTTGTCTTCCTCTTGTCCAGATCCGTGGTGGCAGCTTCAACACTCATGGAGCCGTCCACAAAGCCTGGGAACAACCAGGTGGCTGACGTGGTATTTGTCATCGAAGGGACGGCGAATCTTGGACCATACTTTGAATCTCTTAGAAAAAATTACATCCTTCCAGCTATTGAGTAAGAGGACTGAATCACTCACCTTTCATGTCACAGCTTTGGTATTCATACTCTCATATTCTGATCCTCCTGTTTTTCACAGATACTTCAACGGAGGGCCACCAGCAGAAACAGATTTCGGTGGAGATGTGAGTGTTCCctgcttgttttcatgttttagttttgtaataaacacataaataaacacattttttccttctAGTATGGAGGCACACAATATGGTCTTGTGGTGTTCAACACAGTGGATTGCGCTCCTGAGTCTTATGTTCAGTGTCACGCACCGACAAGCTCAGCCTTTGAGTTTGTGTCATGGATTGACAGCATCCAGTGAGTGATCACCTCAAAGTTTTAATTCAGGGTGGTTTATATTTGCTGATTACATTGTAGGAAATAGCACTCATGTGATGATGTAAACATGAAACTACTCTGCTTTTTTCCACACAGGTTTATGGGAGGTGGAGCAGAAAGCTGCAGTCTCATAGCAGAAGGACtctctgtggctctgcagctcTTTGATGACTTCAAGAAAATGAGGGAGCAAATGTAAGGCAGTCTTTACATTGCACAATGCTTTCTTGTTCCTTTAACACTCTAAGACTCTCTCTTTTCAGCAAATATAGAAAGTAAAACAAAGGGAAAATTCGTAGCATCATGCATATTGTGTATCCAGTGACTAGTGTCATTTGTTTTATCTTAATATTGAATCTTTTCCAACATAAAAGGAGCCAAAAACCAAGCTTTTTTTAGCTATTGCTTCTCTCTTTGTGGTGGCATCATCACTTAACAATCTGTCAGCCTGTTAGACTCTAGAAGAATGAACCCTTTAGTAATCATAAATTAGTCAGTAAGAGCTACACAACCTTGTTAATTAACCTAATTGTTGTCATTACTCTGATGGATAACAGTAAAAGTCGAGCCTCTGTAAAATGTGCCTTACTGcttaatgaaaaaatacactttGAAGCAGAGTAAATAACATGAATTGCACGCTGGAATTTCACAATGAGGTTATACTCTGTAAAGATTAAGTCTAAGACTTTtctgctttctgtctctcttccttgGCAGAGGTCAAACCCACAAGGTGTGTGTGCTGCTCTGTAACTCTCCTCCATATCTACTTCCTGCTGTGGAGAGTGTCAGCTACACGGGCTGCACTGCAGACAACCTggtcaaaatcatcagagaTGTGAGTTAGATCTGATGCTGTACCtctctattttatattttaaaaatgaatgaaacgactgcttttattattttctataaaaGGTGGAATTTCCTTAAAATGTTGTATgtacaaaataactttttgacaAGTAAAATGCAAAACTTAATCagttttatcttctatttttcCTTTCCTTAGAGAGGAATTAATTTTTCTGTGGTGGCTCCTCGTAAACTGCCCGCTCTGAGAGCTCTATTTGAACGGGCGTCTCCTGTAGGCGGTGCAGTTGAACCCCATCCAGACTACAGTCAAGACCCTTTCCACATGGTCCTGGTCAGAGGCATCTCGCTGCCTGGTGAGAAAACACGATTTGACACCTTATTGGTGTGGGCGCTACTGCACTCAGACCAGTCTGTCCAAGTTAATAAACTTAACttagaaaagaaacaaaagttcATTATACTTGGAAGATATGATTAACCTTTTCAACTAATGTTCCCATTGTTATTTGTGTACATTTTGGCacttctttttaaactttatcttTGAATAAGACTGTTCTTTAGGCTTCACATATAAAGCAATTCATTTCTCTGAACATCAGTAAGGACTAAGTTAAGTTTGAtataataaaacagcaaaagatGCCGTTCATTTTCTATATGTTATTGGAGAATAATTTGGATGCTCATACTGTCATAAAAATTTAAAGGTCCTGACCCCCCATGAAGGCTTTAGAGACAAATCATTTTGTCAGGAGGACTTGTtgaccttttttattatttctcttGGTGCTTCTGACTGATTACCTCTACTTATTCCAACATGTCCTCGCCTTATCAGCcagagaaattaaaaacatctgtgtTTGTTCAGAGGCTTTATGTTCTGAAAGAGGCAGCTGTTTGGAGGAAGGTTAGCTGAAAAGGTTTAGTGCATCCGTCAGCTGATAGTGGAGGTCATTTCCTCAAAATTGGATCAGTTTAGCACTGATAACAGAAGCTACTTACTTTTTTATACAACTGCTGTGTTTGGGTAAATGTTCAATACTTGACACTTTTCAGGACCATGTCGTTTCAAATGATTCAtggcctataaaaagtattcacccctttggatattttacccttttattgattttctaaatcaattatggtcagtataatttggcttttttgaccaaaaaaaaatacaaaaaaccatgtaatgtcaattaaacagaaatataattTCAGATAAGTGACTTTATatgtattcacccccttcatatcagtatttagtagatgcacctttgagGGCactcacagcactgagtctgtatggcttggtctcaatcaggcttgcacaccttgacactgcacttttactccattcttctttgcccttttcaagtccagtcacaaattctctattggattgaggcctgggctccagaacattcaccttgttgtctttacaccatttctgtgtagctttcactgtatgctccacctcattgtcttgctggaaaagaaatcttccaagctgtagttctcttgcagactgaataagattgtcctccaagaaTTTCTTATGtgttgccgcattcattttaccctctatctattaggagtgggagaaaaaaaatagatacagcatagtatcgcgatattttgtctAGTGGTATATCGTAtcgtctcgtccaccaagtatcgatttttttcaaattaattctaatatgaactgaagtctatgatactgggaaaatgtgtggaaaaatgtttgtccagtgagTTCGGCAGAGGTGATTGTCATAGAGCAGGAGGAAGTTAGTACAACAATCATGGCAGCACCGGGGAatgacattaggaatgcaaacAGGGCCAAATGAGATGGAAATTACAcaaggtttgcaagaagtgctacaagaaaataaaatactgcggaaatacgacaaacatgagggcaagaatAATgctaaaacagctaaaaagttttttaaaaaatggtatagatcacAATATATTTCAATATATGGTATCCCAATACTCACTGtcttgcaaaatgtttaaaatcacaataatgtTGTATCCTGACCctagtatcgtgataatatcgtatcgtggggcCTATAGTAATTTCCACCCCTACTATCTATACAAGCCTTCCTGGGCTGGCTGCCgtgaagcattcccacagcatgatgctgccaccactgtgcttcgcAGTGGTAGTGATTGGTGTCCAACCAAATGtaacatcttgtctgatggccaaaagcactattttggtcacatcagaccaaagaaatttctcccacttgaccatggagtctcacaCATGCCTGTTGGTGAACTAGCTCAAATTTAATATGGGTTTCCTCCAACAGTGGatttctctttgctactctcccataaagctttgactggtgaagaacctgggcaaaagttgttgcatgcagagtctctcccatctcagctgctgcttCTCAGctactccttcagagtagtctccttcttgcatgctcactcagtttgtgaggacagcctaatctaggcagatttacacatatgccatattccttccatttcttcatgctGGATTCAAAttaactccaggggatgttcagtcccttgaattttgtttgtattcatcccctgacCTGTAACTTTCCATAACTTTTTtcctgagtgttcttttgtctgcatggtgatatggtagccaagaatacagattaaccagtgactgatcCTTCTAGATACATgggtctttatactacaatcacttgagatgcattcactgcactcagatgatccccatttcactaccTGTGatactactagcaccaactggctgggcctctgttgaataagTTCAGTCAATTTAAAGGGCTGAATATTATGCAGTCACGTATTTAACCTTATATCCAGCATTCAAAATCTGAAAAGGTGACCGTCCCATTGCTTACATCAGGGAGAAAGAACCATAAGAAGAGTTTAAATTCATGCACAAAATAGCATTTTTTTATAATACACTAACAGTATGTTGTAAGGAAAACAAGGCAAAGTGGTGTTTTTTAGTAGAAACATCTGCATTCTTACCTGCTGCATCCTAAGCTTCTTATCTCCATACACACTTTTAATCGGATGTTgcaccacttttttgcatttgtttgggCTGGGATAAAACAAGTAGCTGGCAGAAAACCTTTATCTCTCTTGGCGTATCTTTTGTATATATGCTTTAACTTTGATGCTGTATTgcctgtttattttttgtcttcttccATCAGCAGACTTTCCTTCtgtctggttttattttcatttaagtttCTTGTCACTACCTCCCTTCTTATATATAAAGACACTAGTTACCTGTTTTACATGTTAAAAGCTGCAGCAGATATTAGAATTTTCACACAATTTTTCTGTAAGAAGATTATAAACCAGGTTTCTCCTGAGTTGGTGGTGGCTTAAATAAAGACTTTTTCAGCTGCTCCTAATGGTGCCTCCTACATGTTCTATGTGAGTAGGAGTGAATTCCTGGTAAACGTTTTTAATCCTCAGTGTTAGGGAAGAACTGTTTAGCTCCCACATTACTACTACAGAGCACTCTTATGTATACATCTAAAAATATCTCATGTTCTTTCTTTAGTTTCCGCAGGTGGAGGTCCAGGGCCGCTCAAACCTGTCCTCCCCCCTCAGGCCAACAGTCAGCCTCTTGGTGGAGCTTCACAGCAACCTCCATCCATAAATGCAAACCACCCTTACCAGGTAGAAGAAGAAACACAGGGCACTTATTCCTGTCGTCTGCTTTTGGCTCCTTTTCAGAGGGTTGTGTTTCTGTTCCCTCCCTAAAATGTTGTCTAAGCATTGTCTTTCCTTTAATCTGCACGCTGACAGAATTCGGCCTCCATGAGTGCTGCTCAGGTGGCTGCACAGAtggcagtggaggcagccaacAACCAGAAGAGTCGCTGTGAGTTACCAGTGGGCTATTTATGTTAGCCAGGCTTTTAGCAGTggtgtctgtatgtctgtgtcCTCTGTGTGACTGTCTGAGCATCTTACAGTGAGGATTAGCGCTTCTTTCACTGGACTTTCAAAGATTGGTTTTCAAGATTTGTAAGTCTAATTTATTTTCACAAGCAATTATTTCCTGTgttcctctccttcctccagTCCCAGGAATGGGCGGTCAGGGTCCTCCATTTGCGGTTCAGCCTACCATACCATCAGTCTCTGGGGTGAAGCTCAGTCAGCCCAGCATATCCACTGTCACAACGGCAAACCAGCCCATGATGCCACAGCAGCAAGTTACTCCAAATCAACAGCAGCAAGTCCCGCCCCCAGGGCAGCCTGTGCCCAGTCAGCAACAGCAGGGTCAACCTCAGCAGCAACCAATCGCAAATCAGCCCACAGCGCCTTCAGCCCAGCCCAACTTGGTAAAGATAATTTATATTCAACCAGTAGAagcaaaatgatctttttcTATCTAATGAGAGTGATACAGACTTATATAGATGCTGCTCTGAGGTAGGTGAGGAACATGAATATAAGCACTGTAGCTTCCCCACCAAATTAAGAAGAGCTGTTAACATAGGTTCAAATTCTGTCTGTTTAAGAACTGAGTGGTTTGTCTTAGCACAAAGACTGGGAATATGGAAAGGGAAGTAGATGGCCTGTCTCTTTCCAAAGTTGAGAAAAAGACATGTACAGACAGCACTTAAGCTAGCAAATTAACATACTTTGTCTGGTGCGTTTCATCTTTACAATAACAAAAGCGTTGAAACCCAAAAGTTCTAGTTGAATGTGGGAAGTCCTGGAAAGCTCGTGTTCTTGTTAAAGAAACGGCTGCAACATAACTCCATGTAGAACCTCAGATAATCAAGATACAAGACCTAGTTTATAAGTTCTTTGATCTGTGTAGTGCTTTATAAATCCCTGTAAAAGTTTGTATTATTTTGCACAGAAAGAATGATCAGCAGATTCCTATAAGAAATTTCAAGtagttgaaattaaaaataactctATTCTTCTATTAATGATATGATTTTTGATTTGGACTGTAAACATTGTGTAGTGATGGATGAATTTGAAGGCAGTCTGGGGTTGTAGAATTAAAACTTGTAGAAACACGATGTAGTCCAGTGCCCATCCATGCAGTCCTTCAAAAAGCAATTAATTTAAATCTATATTTCACTGGCAGCCAGTGAAAAGAGGCCAGTACAGGAGAGCTGCTTTTTGATCTTCACTAGCTGCAGGCAAGCTGGGGATGACTGACTCACTCACATATACGCAGAGATACAGCCGTCTAGATGTGAGGTATTGATAGCACGTAAGACGGGATCAAACAGACCGAAAAGGATTGCTTTTCAAATTGAttcaatgggaaaaaaataccaACACTCCTAATGATTGAACAGATTGATAAAGATGATAACTTGTCCCTAAATGTCGATTGGATTCTCTCTTAAGTAGCTTAGTTAAAACAGTTCTCAGTCTGGGAAGTCTACCTTTTTTATTCTCACTAGGTTGTAAACACTATCAATGTTTAAATCAGATCAATATTTTCTAATGTAAGTGAGGAATCAGACTCTTTAATGTGTGCTGTGTAACAGCAGCAGCCCACAGCTGAGTGTGCTGTGTCTGAAGTCTAATatcaaaatgaattttaaatgttagTACTACTATCAGATCATAAGAGGACTATGTTCCTTtttccctggaaagtcactGCTGGTacagtcaatgttgtttttctgttgtacAATTCTTTCACCATTCATTGTTTCCTTTAGTGTGACAACATTCTGTGTCAGTGTAGATTAATATGCTCAACATTAGCCAAATCTAACACGAATATGTTTAATTTAATCAATTCTACTAGTcaacttttaaattattaacTTGTAAGTAAtttattcatctgttttttcCCTCACATAGATTTGTAAACCACTAAAGATTCTGTCCTGGTCTTAAATCGTACAAATATGCTTCATGTAACACCATctcttctcttttattttcttgacaGGCTGGTGTGTCTGGAGCTCCAGGCAATGCAAATCCCATTGGACAGCCGCAAGGTGTAGCCAATAAGATTGTAGCTTGGACCGGCGTTCTGGAGTGGCAAGAGGTAACATTCAGAACAAAATACTACATTTGAACTGATGCAAAGTGGCAGATgtcctaaaaataaaactgtgttgTGTAAAGCAATGTAAGACACCATCTTAGGGTGAGGAAAGCTTTTTGGGAAGGATTTGTTTTGTTCCCCAAAATGCATGAAGCATTTAGGATTCAAAGACAGCATTATTGTTGAGGTTAAAGCCATTGTGGTTCAGTGAGGGGCAGAAGTCcattaaaggaacagttcaacattttggcaatttATTCAGTAGCTATCTTGAAGGTAATACCACCCTCATGGTCTTCCCTCAAGCAAAGAGACACGATAAACTTTGATTATGTATAGGCTACACTAATTCTGTCTGACTTTTGACCTGACTACACGGTCACAGCTAATCGTCAAACGTCAATCCCAGTTATGTGCATCAGGAAAAACAAATGGCCTAATACTGTGTCATAATTAACACATCCAAGACACCACACAATCacaattcaacaagactagcatgtcaacttttttcttgtatCTATGTCTAGTTTGACATCCTGGCCCAACATCAACGACTGGAATCCTGACACCTACCAAAaggagagcatttgctcttatctttgtatcatcatttaccagagtgaCATTAAACAAGACCCCTCTTtttcacacacttttcattacatccttgacattttatcacattGATATCTCAAGTTTTATTTGAATGAGAGCTGGTCCAAATTGTCCTCCTCTTTAtgcttgttttttcttcttgtaaGAGCAAAAGACCACTAGAATTATATAGAGTGCTTCTGTCCTTTAGAACTCCCacggatgccatttttgcccagtctctttcttagtgttgaatcatgaacactgaccttaactgagtcaagggAGGCCtgcagatgttgttctgggttcttctgtgacctcctgaatgagtcgTGGATACATTATTGGTGTTTTTTTGGTAGGCTGGCTACTCCTGGGAAGGGTCACCACTGTTccaatttttctccatttgtggctaatggctctcactgtggttggctggagtcccaaaccttagaaatgactttgtaaccctttccagactgatagattttcATCTGACTAATAAAATCCAGTTTAAAATGATAGAATTCCCCCCTTCTTGCCTGGTGTCCCAGCTGTGAATCCGTCTATATCATTCAGCTTAAATAAAAGCTGGGACCTTAGTGGTGATCATCAGAGTGGTAGATGTCAACACCTGTCATTGATTATTGCACAGTAAGATTAATTGACCATCATTTTAGCATCCTACTGCTATCGGCTTAGCTCAAGGTCAAATCATTGAGTCTACAGTTGCATTGCTGAGCCAGGAAAACGGACGACTAATAGCTTTAATGCGACACTCACAAAGCCCtcaagtgtttgtgtttgttagaCAGACTTGGATCGATTGCCTCTATCGACTAGAGGCCAGCCCTCCCCCTTCTGCTCGTCAAAATTATCTGAGTCGGTTAAATGGACAGGAAAAAAGCGTGGGAAGCTCAGGAAACTCTAAATCTTGTCTGTGAGATTAGGAGCATGAAGCATTGCTCTTAACCTAGCGTTTCCTCCTCCACTGCACTCATTAGGCTTTCAACTCTGGAGGACTCTCCACAGGAATGATCTGTAATGTTGAGGTTTACACTTAGAATaccacagtttttttctttttaacagaaaaaaggcatttttagcTTGATTTCAATCTGTCCTGATAGCTTTTCTTCTCTGATTAATGGGATGAATTTCCAGTAAGGTTTTTTGAAACATATTTAGATCCACCTCCAGTCTGAGGTCAATAAATTGGATTGTTTTGTTGCTGTCTACATCTCTGGATCCCTCTACTGACTAAGGTAACAAGCCTTGGAAACAAATACCCCATTTGTCTGCTGAGAATCCAACACAATACATTTGTAATGGGCAGCACAGAGAGTACAGTAGGCCTGGCTAATATGTGATTGATTGATCATTGATCCTGTATTGAAGCCTAGAAGATGGAGAGGTTTGGTGGTTTTCCCGGGTGGGATTGCAGTATCGATGGGCTtagaaagtcattttttttccctctctttcctGACATTTTGCTGGTAAGAGGTTATCTACGGGCCTTTAAAAGACCATCCATTCGTCCTTTTTTAATTGCTTGTCCTGATTGGGgtcaaagatgaacaaaggTTGAGCAGGGGACCCTGCATGTCCTTATCCTCAGTGATTCTCCAATAGTCTCTGACAGTTAGAAGATGTAATCTCCCAGCATGTCTTGGGTCTTCCCTGGTGTCTCCAGCTGTTTAATACCCATAGCTTATTCAGACAGACAGTTAGAAGGCATCCTTATGTGAACCAATCAACTCAATTCAAAGAGGAATACCATTCTTTTCAAGTCTTGCtatttgcttttattatttttcattcattggTTTTACTGTTGAAGCTGAAATTGCCTTTCATGTATCACGCTAACCTGAAAAGTCCAGAGAAACGACTAATAATAAGAcctaaaaagcagaaaattatGCATAATGGTATTAAGGAAAACATCTGCCAGTGCTCCAAGCAAATTGTACTTCTTTAAGGTACAATTTGGAGAGTAATTGCCCTTGGATGTTGATTGACAAATGACTATTCCTATGTCatatacttttttttatatGAACACCTAAATTACCTGatatttccaaaaattttcaaagccagagaaagcCTTCATGTAAATAGTTGTAATTGTCAGTTTCTTGTCATCGTGACcagccaaaacaaacacaacatgcTTATCActgcactgaaaacacaggatgTTCAAAGCCTGCTTCAGGAGGAAGTGGTAACTACTACTGACGGCTGCTGTTCAGTTTTTGGGCCGTTAACTTGTGATGGCTTACGATTATTtccaacagaaatgtaaaaaaaggacACAGTCTTGCTTTTGGTTGATACTTATTGATATACCCAACATTTCGGTCTAACCGACCTTCATCTGGTATGATAGCAGAATTTGAACAGTTCAGTGTAAATACCCAGAGTGCCTTAGTATTCAATCACATACACACTTCTGTGGGAtagcatcccattcttcaaccactATTTGTGGAGCTGTTGTAGCTGTagggttcttccacatgctacagatgctcctgtttgttaaattaaaaaaaaaaaaatgtaaatcaccagtttgtCTTGTTTCATCAGGCTTCAATCATCTAATCAAACACCAAACACGAGTCAATGATAGAAAAAGCTCTTTGgatttggcagagaagatttggcagatttttaaagCGTGCAAcccatatactcagctctgctgctcatcctcaaatatgcatgttccttacaaatgtggcaccatttaaaagggaaataaacaggcctTCCAgctgtataagatttattaccaagaagcattgttacctcaaagaaataatctaccaaacacaactttctttactttttgtgctaagtttgtGCATCCCACTTCAGGTGTTCCATATGCTTGCCTTTTTTGAAACGTATAGCCTTAAGCGACAGAGTTAAAACCCACGCATAAAAACATAGGTTTAAAACATTATAACATTTAGCTGAAATTCCTCATCCAACCACTAGGAGCTTAAGTCTGCAAGACTTACAATTATTCCCTGCCATCTGCTGTGTGTTCTAGTTGATTTCATCCAAACTCCTCTGATAAATTTCACAGAATAAGGGAGAAAAACGGTTAAAAAGGGCTTTCCTGGGTCATACTGTAATCGATCCTAGAATGCTTGGTTTGTAGCTCACAGCATGAAGCAGGAGAGTCTTGATATCAAAAGAAGAAGGAAGCAGC contains the following coding sequences:
- the med25 gene encoding mediator of RNA polymerase II transcription subunit 25 isoform X5, with the translated sequence MEPSTKPGNNQVADVVFVIEGTANLGPYFESLRKNYILPAIEYFNGGPPAETDFGGDYGGTQYGLVVFNTVDCAPESYVQCHAPTSSAFEFVSWIDSIQFMGGGAESCSLIAEGLSVALQLFDDFKKMREQIGQTHKVCVLLCNSPPYLLPAVESVSYTGCTADNLVKIIRDRGINFSVVAPRKLPALRALFERASPVGGAVEPHPDYSQDPFHMVLVRGISLPVSAGGGPGPLKPVLPPQANSQPLGGASQQPPSINANHPYQNSASMSAAQVAAQMAVEAANNQKSRFPGMGGQGPPFAVQPTIPSVSGVKLSQPSISTVTTANQPMMPQQQVTPNQQQQVPPPGQPVPSQQQQGQPQQQPIANQPTAPSAQPNLAGVSGAPGNANPIGQPQGVANKIVAWTGVLEWQEKPKASSMDSTKLTRSLPCQVHVNQGENLNTDQWPQKLIMQLIPQQLLTTLGHLFRNSRMVQFLFTHKDMESLKGLYRIMANGFAGCVHFPHTTSPCEVRVLMLLYSSKKRIFMGLIPNDQSGFVNGIRQVITNHKQVQQHRAQLGGAGNPMQPGQVAPNQNFLNRPAGPIPVSHGNVQQQMTMRAAGPNNQQPPVTGAPPNQVAQSGQAQPQGPILRLSNPGANPQLRSLLLSQQQPQTNVSHMPGMMSHQGMGQQLVHQTPGGGAQMQGQWRQPLAGQILMSGGQRGAVPQPGMPQVSSVMEDEILMDLI
- the med25 gene encoding mediator of RNA polymerase II transcription subunit 25 isoform X2 produces the protein MEPSTKPGNNQVADVVFVIEGTANLGPYFESLRKNYILPAIEYFNGGPPAETDFGGDYGGTQYGLVVFNTVDCAPESYVQCHAPTSSAFEFVSWIDSIQFMGGGAESCSLIAEGLSVALQLFDDFKKMREQIGQTHKVCVLLCNSPPYLLPAVESVSYTGCTADNLVKIIRDRGINFSVVAPRKLPALRALFERASPVGGAVEPHPDYSQDPFHMVLVRGISLPVSAGGGPGPLKPVLPPQANSQPLGGASQQPPSINANHPYQNSASMSAAQVAAQMAVEAANNQKSRFPGMGGQGPPFAVQPTIPSVSGVKLSQPSISTVTTANQPMMPQQQVTPNQQQQVPPPGQPVPSQQQQGQPQQQPIANQPTAPSAQPNLAGVSGAPGNANPIGQPQGVANKIVAWTGVLEWQEPKASSMDSTKLTRSLPCQVHVNQGENLNTDQWPQKLIMQLIPQQLLTTLGHLFRNSRMVQFLFTHKDMESLKGLYRIMANGFAGCVHFPHTTSPCEVRVLMLLYSSKKRIFMGLIPNDQSGFVNGIRQVITNHKQVQQHRAQQLGGAGNPMQPGQVAPNQNFLNRPAGPIPVSHGNVQQQSVVVGMPPVSQVSMMEEQQRQNNMMTMRAAGPNNQQPPVTGAPPNQVAQSGQAQPQGPILRLSNPGANPQLRSLLLSQQQPQTNVSHMPGMMSHQGMGQQLVHQTPGGGAQMQGQWRQPLAGQILMSGGQRGAVPQPGMPQVSSVMEDEILMDLI